CCTCGATTGCACTTTTTCCGGCTGCAACCTGAGCCTGGCGCAGGTAAAGGGAACCGCCTTCCGGGATGTAAAATTCCAGGACTGCAAAATGCTCGGCCTCCGGTTCGACGAGTGCAATACCTTCAACATCTCCTTCAGCTTCGAACGGTGTACGCTGAACAACTGCTCCTTCTTCAACCTGAAAATCAAGAAAACGATATTCACCGCCTGTCAGCTGCGCGAAACGGATTACACCAACGCCGACCTTACCGGCGCATCCTTCGCACAATGCGATCTCCTGCATGCTACATTCAGCGGCACAGTGCTGGAACAGGCCGACTTCCGGACGGCCGAGCATTATCAGCTCGATCCTGAAAGAAACAAAATCAAAAAAGCGAAGTTCTCAGTGCCGGGGGTGTTGGGGTTACTAAGCAAATACAATATCCAGATCACATAAAAAAAGCAGTCGGTATGACTGCTTTTTTCTTTATTGATTTTCCGGTTGTACGTTATAAAGGATCACGAA
Above is a genomic segment from Chitinophaga pollutisoli containing:
- a CDS encoding pentapeptide repeat-containing protein, which gives rise to MEQDYFSDRTFDRQDYRSQPLPAGEYEQCTFRNCDFSESELTGIIFLDCTFSGCNLSLAQVKGTAFRDVKFQDCKMLGLRFDECNTFNISFSFERCTLNNCSFFNLKIKKTIFTACQLRETDYTNADLTGASFAQCDLLHATFSGTVLEQADFRTAEHYQLDPERNKIKKAKFSVPGVLGLLSKYNIQIT